The Nostoc commune NIES-4072 genome includes a window with the following:
- a CDS encoding plasmid replication protein, CyRepA1 family, whose translation MTTISSENQHLTEWLNSGVDEEITALNVRSLSGTLPYEYLLYSPKISRRNDGRLRDRDLKKYQHIELGGWWCNGVDPLNEYAPMMWGCFKPDHPRRDRQKIHKFIKYEHPYREETRAFFLIVPDRIWVKVSNRSGIPITEEDLQHPGGFWYWVWRHNVPVTIVEGVKKAGALLTAGYAAIAIPGVNAGYRTPTDEYGTVIGKPFLIPDLKHFATQGRQVNICFDQDNKPETVQRVRTAISRMGRLLVNEGCSLRVIDLPFGQEKGVDDFIVAHGQPAFDALYNTAVALELWEIKLFTLLTYPPAIALNQRFLGQLLVPEGEKLIILKAPKGTGKTEWLSTEVAKAHDLGRRVLIITHRIQLGEALCDRFGVNYVTEVRTNETGALLGYGVCVDSLHQESQARFNPNDWANDVIIIDECDQVFWHLLNSGTEVQKRRVSVLKNLKQLVQNVLGSSQGKIYLSSADVSDTDVKYVLSLAGEYRVNPFVIVNNYRHVAGNCYNYSGSNPKNLIAALDKAIAKGGHHLLCCSAQKAKSKWGTQALEERFRRKFPHLRILRIDSESVADPSHAAFGCIAHLNEILTQYDLVIASPSLETGVSIDIRGHFDGVWGIFQGVQPVNSVRQMLARLRETVDRHIWVREWGMGVVGNGSTTIGGLLRSQHVATQANIALLSAADNADLSYIDQNFQPESLQTWGKRGSVINVEMRRYRESVLAGLVEDGYIIIDAIDASDDDSKAVIESVKAASEELYTAECQAIADSPIISDAELKKLLDTRAKTKTERHQQRKAELSRRYEIDVTPELVKKDDDGWYPQLRMHYYLTLGREFLTTRDAKRAKAQAEAGNNAIWKPDFNKGQLLPAVLLLERLNLLQLLTSGERLRSSDEAMQELKKAAMKNRYLIKTCLNVTISEKFTPIAIAQKLLAKIDLKLAYVGRLGKRENRECVYQFVAPDDQRDSIFGQWLNRDEAFSRESVSVTNNIVLTTSVTDTTPIDIPQTFTQEDPEVLGWKGLSLKLRQGLDSVGQFHQHLVSQLGDAIGVADGEPFWNAHLGQWQVWVNFGSECRSVVCDWLTVV comes from the coding sequence ATGACTACAATTAGTTCAGAAAACCAGCATTTAACTGAATGGCTCAATAGTGGAGTTGACGAAGAAATCACTGCCCTGAATGTGCGTTCGCTGTCTGGGACTTTACCCTACGAATACTTGCTCTACAGTCCCAAAATCTCCCGCCGCAATGATGGGCGATTGCGCGATCGCGATTTGAAAAAATACCAGCACATTGAACTAGGCGGCTGGTGGTGCAATGGCGTTGACCCCCTCAATGAGTATGCGCCGATGATGTGGGGCTGCTTCAAACCCGACCACCCTCGACGTGACCGCCAGAAAATTCACAAATTCATCAAGTACGAGCATCCTTACAGAGAAGAAACACGCGCCTTCTTCCTCATAGTCCCGGATCGCATTTGGGTGAAAGTCTCCAATCGTAGCGGCATTCCCATTACTGAAGAAGACCTACAGCATCCCGGTGGTTTCTGGTACTGGGTTTGGCGGCATAATGTGCCAGTGACAATTGTAGAAGGTGTCAAGAAAGCGGGGGCGTTACTAACTGCTGGTTATGCTGCGATCGCAATTCCTGGCGTTAACGCTGGATACCGCACACCTACTGATGAGTACGGTACTGTCATCGGGAAACCTTTTCTCATCCCCGATTTGAAACATTTTGCAACACAGGGCAGACAGGTTAATATTTGCTTTGACCAAGATAATAAGCCCGAAACTGTACAGCGAGTCAGAACTGCTATCAGTCGTATGGGACGGCTGCTGGTAAATGAGGGTTGTTCGCTGCGGGTGATTGATTTACCTTTTGGACAAGAGAAAGGGGTTGATGATTTTATTGTTGCTCATGGTCAGCCAGCATTTGACGCACTCTACAATACGGCTGTTGCACTAGAGTTGTGGGAGATTAAGCTGTTCACTCTGCTGACTTATCCCCCTGCCATCGCACTCAATCAAAGATTCTTGGGCCAGCTTCTCGTCCCCGAAGGTGAAAAACTGATTATCCTCAAAGCTCCCAAGGGAACTGGTAAAACTGAATGGCTGTCTACTGAGGTGGCGAAGGCGCATGACCTTGGAAGACGGGTGTTAATCATTACCCATCGGATTCAACTTGGTGAGGCATTATGCGATCGCTTTGGAGTGAATTATGTCACAGAAGTTCGCACGAATGAAACAGGTGCATTATTAGGATACGGGGTGTGTGTAGATTCATTGCATCAGGAAAGTCAGGCGCGATTCAATCCTAATGACTGGGCGAATGATGTAATTATTATTGATGAATGTGACCAAGTATTCTGGCATTTACTTAACTCTGGTACGGAGGTACAAAAGCGTCGGGTATCGGTTCTCAAAAACCTCAAGCAGTTAGTGCAGAATGTTTTGGGCAGCAGTCAAGGAAAGATTTACTTGTCTAGTGCTGATGTGTCAGATACAGATGTGAAGTATGTTTTATCACTCGCTGGGGAATATCGTGTTAACCCATTCGTCATCGTCAATAATTATCGGCACGTAGCTGGCAATTGTTACAACTATTCTGGGAGTAACCCGAAGAATTTGATTGCCGCACTCGATAAAGCCATTGCTAAAGGTGGGCATCATTTATTGTGCTGCTCTGCTCAAAAAGCGAAATCTAAGTGGGGAACCCAGGCACTTGAAGAACGTTTTCGCCGCAAATTCCCACACCTGCGGATACTGAGAATAGACAGCGAATCTGTTGCTGACCCCTCTCATGCGGCTTTCGGCTGTATCGCTCACCTGAACGAAATTCTCACCCAGTATGATTTGGTTATCGCTTCTCCTAGTCTTGAAACTGGGGTATCTATTGACATTCGAGGACATTTTGATGGTGTTTGGGGGATTTTTCAGGGTGTGCAGCCGGTTAACTCCGTGCGGCAGATGTTGGCACGCCTCCGGGAAACAGTTGACCGTCACATTTGGGTGCGAGAGTGGGGCATGGGAGTCGTGGGCAATGGCTCCACAACGATAGGAGGATTGCTCAGAAGTCAACACGTCGCAACACAAGCGAACATTGCGCTGTTGTCGGCGGCGGATAATGCGGATTTGAGCTATATTGACCAGAATTTTCAGCCCGAATCTTTGCAAACCTGGGGGAAACGTGGCTCTGTAATCAATGTAGAAATGCGGCGCTATAGAGAATCTGTGCTTGCGGGGTTAGTTGAGGATGGGTACATTATTATAGATGCAATTGATGCATCGGATGATGACAGTAAAGCAGTAATCGAGTCGGTTAAGGCGGCATCTGAAGAACTGTATACTGCGGAGTGTCAGGCGATCGCCGATTCTCCAATCATCTCTGATGCCGAACTCAAGAAGCTCCTTGACACAAGGGCGAAAACAAAAACTGAACGACATCAGCAGCGCAAGGCGGAATTGTCCCGTCGTTATGAAATTGACGTAACCCCTGAGTTGGTCAAGAAAGATGACGACGGCTGGTATCCTCAACTGCGGATGCACTACTATTTGACGCTGGGGCGAGAGTTTCTGACCACCCGTGATGCGAAACGGGCTAAGGCACAAGCCGAAGCTGGGAATAATGCTATCTGGAAACCGGATTTTAACAAAGGACAGTTATTACCTGCTGTCTTATTATTGGAGAGACTGAACTTGTTGCAGTTGCTTACCTCTGGGGAACGGTTACGCTCTTCTGACGAGGCGATGCAGGAGTTGAAGAAGGCGGCGATGAAGAATCGGTATCTCATCAAAACTTGTTTAAACGTCACCATTTCGGAAAAATTTACTCCCATAGCGATCGCTCAGAAGTTACTTGCCAAAATTGATTTGAAGCTGGCTTATGTTGGTCGATTGGGCAAGCGTGAAAATCGGGAGTGCGTTTACCAGTTTGTTGCCCCTGATGATCAACGTGATTCAATTTTTGGGCAGTGGTTAAATCGGGATGAAGCGTTTTCAAGGGAATCGGTGTCAGTCACTAATAATATAGTGTTAACCACATCAGTCACTGACACTACACCTATTGACATTCCCCAAACATTTACCCAGGAAGATCCTGAAGTCCTTGGATGGAAAGGGTTAAGCCTGAAATTACGCCAAGGACTCGACAGTGTTGGACAGTTCCACCAACATTTGGTTTCCCAGCTTGGTGATGCAATCGGCGTTGCTGATGGTGAACCGTTCTGGAACGCACACTTGGGGCAGTGGCAGGTTTGGGTTAACTTTGGGAGCGAGTGTAGGTCTGTAGTGTGCGATTGGTTGACGGTGGTGTAG
- a CDS encoding ParB/RepB/Spo0J family partition protein, whose protein sequence is MCARNTPNLTNYFSGAKQSQQLSEAEEEIQQLRAEIEELRDKNSGELERQLEELRTQLQSQIGILSIPIEQIEPNIEQPRQTFLPESLESMSRSLTSDGQLQPVILIQKENHLLIFDGERRWRSAKALGWQTLSAVIIPEPIGLHRKALLTSLHREDLNPLDKAEAIARELSTITGLELQDIPRILSTVVRRLNSQKRITSLVDLITADAKKQEKELESLDLSDSERAILSLLLDLQLNPASIDANIFPMLSLAEDLKLAIRAGLKGVHAMALQKLSAKNLGLNEQKAQLIREKTTQKVVSEKLSVIATRKLVAEVITSHSKSEVTNTTKQKAVLQVSRRLEQLSLETLKQANSTELIDLQEVLRKKLVEIEQVLKQN, encoded by the coding sequence ATGTGCGCTCGTAACACTCCTAATCTTACAAATTATTTTTCAGGTGCGAAGCAATCTCAGCAATTATCTGAAGCAGAGGAAGAAATACAGCAATTAAGAGCAGAGATTGAAGAACTTCGTGACAAAAATTCTGGCGAGTTGGAAAGACAATTGGAAGAGTTGCGAACGCAACTTCAGTCACAAATAGGCATTTTGTCAATTCCTATCGAGCAAATAGAGCCAAATATAGAACAACCTAGACAAACATTTTTACCTGAAAGTCTTGAATCTATGTCTCGCTCTTTAACTAGTGATGGACAGTTACAACCAGTTATTCTGATTCAAAAGGAGAATCATCTATTAATATTTGACGGAGAGCGACGCTGGCGCAGTGCTAAAGCTTTAGGTTGGCAAACCTTGTCAGCAGTTATTATTCCAGAACCAATTGGTTTACATCGTAAAGCATTACTAACTTCTCTACATCGAGAAGACCTTAATCCTTTGGATAAAGCCGAGGCGATCGCGCGCGAATTGTCTACGATTACTGGATTAGAACTTCAAGATATTCCGCGTATTCTTTCAACAGTAGTTCGACGTTTGAATAGTCAAAAGCGTATAACATCGCTAGTGGATTTAATAACAGCAGATGCAAAGAAACAAGAAAAAGAACTAGAGTCTTTAGATTTAAGCGACTCAGAACGAGCAATTTTAAGTCTACTGTTAGATTTACAGCTAAATCCAGCTTCTATCGATGCCAATATTTTTCCGATGCTATCTTTAGCAGAAGACCTAAAACTTGCCATAAGAGCAGGACTTAAAGGTGTTCATGCAATGGCTCTACAAAAACTTTCTGCAAAAAATTTGGGATTAAATGAACAAAAAGCTCAATTAATCAGAGAGAAGACTACACAAAAAGTAGTATCAGAGAAATTATCTGTTATTGCTACCCGGAAATTAGTAGCAGAGGTGATAACATCTCATTCTAAGTCAGAGGTAACAAATACTACTAAGCAAAAAGCAGTGTTACAAGTATCTCGTCGTTTAGAACAACTTTCTTTAGAAACGCTTAAGCAAGCTAACTCTACTGAACTAATAGATTTACAGGAAGTCCTACGCAAAAAATTAGTAGAAATAGAACAAGTACTGAAACAAAATTAA
- a CDS encoding ParA family protein — MQIRLAVISNAGGSGKTTLSVHLAYDLAKRKYNVALLDLDPQGSLTLFCGLNPPEPEQTLAGVLKDQFDGVWPLTPCWSQYTNNVVVCQGGMVLTQTADELVLHKRGAYLLADCLTDYPLAQDVVIFDCPATLGPLPLMALAACTHIIIPVQLEPKSIQGAAHLLEWYYYHCKHLRLNPTPEILGFVPNQYDVRRSTHRQMLAGLPEQLQQMKIRAFPAIRDSAEFVNASGQGLPLHLYRPSHPAKDDFKETTSHIVTLIGKPKTNKKTK, encoded by the coding sequence ATGCAAATTCGACTAGCTGTAATTAGCAATGCTGGAGGCAGTGGTAAGACTACACTTTCAGTTCATTTAGCTTACGACTTAGCAAAACGCAAGTACAATGTAGCCCTACTAGACCTAGATCCACAAGGCTCATTAACGTTATTCTGTGGTTTGAATCCACCAGAACCAGAACAGACTTTAGCAGGAGTTCTCAAAGATCAATTTGACGGTGTTTGGCCATTAACTCCTTGCTGGAGCCAATACACTAATAATGTTGTCGTATGTCAAGGGGGAATGGTATTAACCCAAACAGCAGATGAACTTGTCCTACACAAAAGAGGAGCCTACCTTTTAGCCGACTGTTTAACAGATTATCCACTAGCACAGGACGTAGTTATTTTTGATTGTCCTGCAACCCTTGGCCCTTTACCTTTAATGGCTCTAGCCGCTTGTACACATATTATTATCCCCGTACAGCTAGAACCAAAATCAATTCAAGGTGCAGCACATTTATTGGAATGGTATTACTATCATTGCAAACACTTACGTTTAAATCCAACTCCAGAAATTCTAGGGTTTGTTCCCAATCAATATGATGTTCGCAGAAGTACTCATAGACAGATGCTTGCGGGATTACCTGAACAGTTGCAACAGATGAAGATTCGAGCATTTCCGGCAATCCGGGATAGCGCAGAATTTGTCAATGCCAGTGGTCAAGGTTTACCATTGCATCTTTACCGTCCTAGTCATCCTGCTAAAGATGATTTTAAAGAAACTACTTCTCATATTGTGACTTTAATTGGAAAACCTAAGACAAATAAAAAGACAAAATAA
- a CDS encoding J domain-containing protein: MPRKTTVPSQSIKVTPLALSQLHIRLEFLEKEHQSLLKQIKRKRTELKNFVEQMRSFGTEFLNKATPGFRKMAELDQEIHALFEEIFTTRKFGKQTLKNIQAVYRNLQVTGAISLKPNSQQLDTLNESFDNEDSQSDFSKETSEEQHQYWQGQQSVDSASVARTDDQRKIRQTFLKLAEIFHPDKARDSETQKSHTEIMKEINKAYQEGDLARLLEIERSQQPLEIIDSNNEDDLTRRCRTLEQHNQILMAQYEKLKQELRLTKNTPEGTMVCDSRKAAKKGIDPMAAIVETMESQINVVSGIRDFVKDFREQKITIKEFLTGPTPLYSLDEEIIEDILEQMLSELMR; the protein is encoded by the coding sequence ATGCCTCGAAAAACTACAGTTCCATCGCAATCAATAAAAGTAACTCCGCTAGCTCTGTCTCAATTACATATCCGCTTAGAGTTTCTAGAAAAAGAACATCAATCACTACTCAAACAGATCAAGAGAAAGCGCACAGAACTGAAGAACTTTGTTGAACAGATGCGTTCTTTTGGCACAGAATTTCTCAATAAAGCTACTCCCGGTTTCCGAAAAATGGCTGAGTTAGACCAGGAAATCCATGCTCTGTTTGAGGAGATTTTTACTACTAGAAAGTTCGGTAAACAAACCCTCAAAAATATACAAGCAGTTTACCGTAACCTACAGGTAACTGGAGCCATCAGTCTAAAACCCAACAGCCAACAGTTAGACACATTAAACGAATCGTTTGACAATGAAGATTCCCAATCAGATTTTTCAAAGGAAACTAGTGAAGAACAGCATCAATATTGGCAAGGACAACAGTCTGTAGACTCTGCCTCTGTAGCCAGAACAGATGACCAAAGAAAAATTCGTCAAACATTTCTGAAATTAGCTGAAATCTTTCACCCTGATAAAGCAAGAGACAGTGAAACACAAAAGTCTCACACAGAAATTATGAAAGAAATCAATAAAGCCTACCAAGAGGGGGATTTAGCAAGACTTCTTGAAATTGAACGAAGTCAACAACCCTTAGAAATTATTGACAGTAATAACGAGGATGATTTAACCCGTAGATGCCGAACTCTAGAACAGCACAATCAAATTCTCATGGCTCAATATGAAAAATTGAAACAGGAACTGCGTTTGACAAAAAATACTCCAGAAGGGACGATGGTTTGCGATTCTCGAAAAGCTGCTAAAAAAGGCATTGACCCTATGGCTGCGATAGTAGAAACAATGGAATCTCAAATTAACGTCGTTTCTGGGATTCGGGATTTTGTTAAGGATTTTAGAGAACAGAAAATCACTATTAAAGAATTTCTTACTGGCCCAACACCTCTGTACTCCTTAGATGAAGAAATTATAGAAGATATTTTGGAGCAGATGTTATCAGAATTAATGAGATAG
- a CDS encoding DUF4351 domain-containing protein, with product MTRFVHDEFAKDYLEELLKPYGEVKSSSKISGEIKEIDVLFTPSVQQNSNLELLGLLGRFTEFPAILEPFRNAASGDEICDCIQKLLEVKALLRRDAKANKIKLQESDIPKLWVLTPTASPALLSSFNVNQKSGWLPGVYFLGDALRTAIVAIHQLPQTPETLWLRILGRGSVQSQAIVELSNLPLNHPYKQVTLELVYNLRQNLRINQNLESDDRELIMRLEPLYQQDRERAKLEGQQDLIIRQLNRRLGEIDASLIEGVRGLSIEQLSILGEALLDFSVVADLEAWLNQQAG from the coding sequence ATGACTCGATTTGTACATGACGAATTTGCCAAAGATTATCTAGAAGAACTGTTAAAACCTTATGGGGAAGTAAAGTCATCATCAAAAATATCAGGAGAGATCAAAGAAATTGATGTATTATTTACTCCTTCAGTACAGCAGAACTCTAATTTAGAATTGTTAGGGTTACTTGGAAGATTTACAGAGTTTCCAGCAATATTAGAGCCATTTCGCAATGCCGCTTCTGGTGATGAAATTTGTGATTGTATTCAAAAATTACTAGAAGTAAAAGCTCTCCTGCGACGAGACGCTAAAGCGAATAAAATCAAACTCCAAGAGTCAGATATTCCGAAACTATGGGTTCTAACTCCAACTGCATCCCCAGCATTACTATCAAGCTTTAATGTTAATCAGAAATCGGGGTGGTTGCCAGGAGTATACTTTTTAGGTGATGCGCTACGGACAGCAATTGTAGCCATACATCAACTACCACAAACACCGGAAACCTTGTGGTTGAGAATTCTTGGCAGGGGGAGTGTGCAGTCACAGGCAATTGTGGAATTATCAAACTTACCATTGAATCACCCATACAAGCAAGTGACGCTAGAATTAGTTTACAACCTACGCCAGAATTTAAGAATTAATCAAAATTTAGAATCAGATGATAGGGAGTTAATTATGCGATTAGAACCACTTTATCAGCAAGACCGTGAAAGAGCAAAACTTGAAGGACAACAGGATTTAATTATACGTCAACTAAATCGTCGTCTGGGTGAAATTGATGCATCGTTGATTGAAGGAGTTAGAGGATTATCTATTGAGCAATTGTCTATTCTAGGAGAAGCGTTATTAGATTTTTCTGTAGTGGCGGATTTAGAAGCTTGGTTGAATCAGCAAGCCGGATAA